The Candidatus Parvarchaeota archaeon genome contains a region encoding:
- a CDS encoding YjbQ family protein → MKVLTKYLWMETKKDKEIVSIHSQIESIAKESGIKEGFALVSAMHITSSVFVNDYEQGLWEDLMKWLEEIAPSKPDYKHHLTGETNADAHLKRSVLGHQVLVPITSGKLDLGPWEHIFYGEFDGRRKKRVIVKVFGE, encoded by the coding sequence ATGAAAGTACTCACAAAATACTTGTGGATGGAAACGAAAAAAGATAAGGAGATAGTTTCAATACACTCCCAGATTGAAAGCATTGCCAAGGAGTCGGGAATAAAAGAGGGATTTGCCCTAGTATCTGCAATGCACATAACCTCATCTGTTTTTGTGAATGATTACGAGCAAGGCCTTTGGGAGGATTTGATGAAATGGCTTGAGGAGATTGCCCCCTCCAAGCCAGACTACAAGCACCACCTGACAGGTGAAACAAACGCAGATGCACATCTCAAAAGGTCAGTCTTGGGCCACCAAGTCCTAGTCCCAATCACTTCAGGCAAGCTTGATTTGGGGCCCTGGGAGCACATTTTTTATGGGGAGTTTGACGGCAGGAGAAAAAAGAGGGTCATTGTCAAGGTTTTTGGAGAGTAG
- a CDS encoding MGMT family protein, with the protein MTFGGKTAYLTKFQKSVLDACRKIPKGKTATYGQIAVMVGNPNAARAVGSVLAHNPFAPSIPCHRVIRSDGALGNYSASGGRGAKAALLKKEGAI; encoded by the coding sequence ATGACATTCGGGGGCAAAACAGCATACCTGACCAAATTCCAAAAGTCGGTCCTTGATGCCTGCCGCAAGATTCCAAAGGGAAAAACTGCAACATACGGACAGATAGCAGTAATGGTTGGAAATCCAAATGCCGCAAGGGCCGTTGGAAGCGTGCTTGCACATAATCCGTTTGCACCATCCATTCCCTGCCACAGGGTCATCAGGTCCGATGGTGCTTTGGGTAACTATTCCGCCAGTGGCGGACGGGGAGCAAAAGCAGCACTATTGAAAAAAGAGGGGGCGATATAG
- a CDS encoding M20/M25/M40 family metallo-hydrolase: MVFGWVIYLETFVERVTSIVQVEQTKKNKSSRSPFYALKENRGFSVKFGEISSLTRELVEFPSCGGNKKEIGDCLQYIKDYFAGCPVIIKEFEHGGKQSTVISFEDKKEFKVLLHGHIDVVSAEPGQFVAVEKDDKLFGRGAVDAKGGVAALLSVFRELSFSSKKPDAALFIVSDEETGGENGTKFLLEDAGYNFKFAISAEPNQSDNDAGLDITVGHKGLIWLSMLVSGKPSHASRPYLGNNAIEAAYSLYSFIKNEFNLASKDDPWNPSVIATQFRNLGNSKNTVPGEAEIFLDIRYTDPGTVDKILHYTSLLGQSYSFKANVEKRHPPLVNIPLDAAGQEYIGTLASMAEKRTGLKCNLRYESGSSDMKWTSEKGIVSVVFGPKGGDYHGNTEFVYLRSLSMYGEIIHDFLSNLGFVA, from the coding sequence ATTGTATTTGGATGGGTGATTTATCTAGAAACATTTGTTGAACGGGTCACTAGTATAGTTCAAGTCGAGCAAACAAAGAAAAACAAGAGCTCCAGATCACCATTTTATGCTTTAAAGGAAAATCGGGGCTTCTCCGTCAAGTTTGGTGAAATATCGTCATTGACACGTGAGCTTGTTGAATTCCCCTCATGCGGAGGCAATAAAAAAGAAATAGGGGATTGCCTCCAGTACATTAAGGACTATTTTGCTGGCTGCCCGGTGATAATAAAAGAATTCGAACATGGAGGGAAACAGTCAACTGTAATATCGTTCGAGGACAAAAAAGAATTCAAAGTGCTTCTTCATGGACACATTGACGTTGTTTCTGCTGAACCAGGTCAATTCGTTGCAGTAGAAAAGGACGACAAGCTATTTGGTAGAGGAGCCGTAGACGCCAAAGGCGGAGTCGCAGCCCTTCTATCTGTCTTCCGGGAACTTTCATTTTCAAGTAAAAAACCAGACGCCGCCTTGTTTATCGTATCTGATGAGGAAACAGGCGGTGAAAACGGGACTAAGTTTTTGCTTGAAGACGCGGGATACAATTTTAAATTTGCAATATCCGCAGAGCCAAATCAGTCTGATAATGATGCTGGGCTTGACATAACTGTTGGGCACAAAGGCTTGATTTGGCTATCCATGCTGGTGTCAGGCAAGCCTAGCCACGCTTCAAGACCTTATCTTGGTAACAATGCAATTGAGGCAGCATATAGCCTGTACTCATTTATCAAGAATGAATTCAACCTGGCTTCTAAGGATGATCCTTGGAATCCATCAGTTATCGCAACGCAGTTTAGAAATCTTGGAAACTCAAAAAACACAGTTCCAGGGGAGGCAGAAATATTTCTAGATATCCGTTACACCGACCCTGGGACTGTTGACAAAATCTTACATTACACAAGTCTTCTAGGCCAATCTTATTCGTTTAAGGCAAATGTAGAAAAGCGCCATCCCCCTCTTGTGAATATTCCACTGGATGCTGCCGGACAGGAATACATCGGAACACTTGCTTCTATGGCTGAGAAAAGGACTGGGCTAAAGTGCAATCTTCGCTACGAATCTGGCTCATCGGATATGAAATGGACAAGCGAAAAAGGAATAGTTTCAGTGGTTTTTGGGCCTAAAGGCGGAGATTACCATGGAAACACGGAATTTGTGTACCTCCGGAGTCTTTCAATGTACGGGGAGATAATCCATGATTTTTTAAGCAATTTGGGATTTGTTGCTTAA
- a CDS encoding thioredoxin family protein yields the protein MVLLESKQKLKIGDVAPGFDLLGVDGKQHTTNGYRGAVALLVVFMCNHCPYVQAKFATMNSIANNYRGSGLAFVGINPNNNPDYPDDSFENMKKVASQNNFAFDYLFDGTQGVARDYGAVCTPDPFLFAAKDEKFILAYHGRFDDALNPGAIPATHEMQEAIEAVLAGKNPEFQFLPSRGCSIKWVEG from the coding sequence ATTGTGCTGCTTGAATCTAAACAAAAATTAAAAATAGGGGATGTTGCGCCAGGTTTTGACTTGCTTGGCGTTGACGGAAAACAGCACACCACTAATGGCTATCGGGGCGCAGTGGCGCTTCTTGTTGTTTTCATGTGCAACCACTGCCCGTATGTCCAGGCAAAATTTGCCACAATGAATTCCATTGCAAATAATTACCGGGGCAGCGGTCTGGCATTTGTTGGGATAAACCCAAACAATAATCCAGATTACCCTGATGACAGCTTTGAGAATATGAAAAAAGTCGCCAGTCAAAACAATTTTGCCTTTGACTACCTGTTCGATGGAACGCAGGGAGTTGCCAGGGACTACGGGGCCGTGTGCACCCCCGACCCGTTCCTGTTTGCAGCAAAAGATGAAAAATTCATTCTTGCATACCACGGCAGGTTTGATGATGCTCTGAATCCTGGCGCAATTCCCGCAACACACGAGATGCAGGAAGCTATTGAGGCCGTCCTTGCAGGAAAAAACCCCGAGTTTCAGTTTTTGCCAAGCAGGGGCTGTTCAATAAAATGGGTTGAAGGCTAA
- a CDS encoding sulfite exporter TauE/SafE family protein, which translates to MDLLVGTAVFAVAFVAAFIDVMVGGGGLITVPALSVLGFPILSVIGTNRLYVVVFCATGLANYLRKKVNIDVKLVISLALVKMAGAAAGSFFVLNLPADLLRYTVVTFVSCVLILILALKVGGIRLSKFQGKKLHLIALVIFLVGFYEGVVGGGGGIIGRILLTSILGMGMLEAAAADLAYTIPSSALSSGIFILSGSVDFVLLVPMVAGGVLGAYTGTRIAIKKGDKWVERLLYAAVTLLLAKLLFMP; encoded by the coding sequence ATGGATTTGCTTGTTGGCACTGCTGTTTTTGCAGTGGCGTTTGTCGCCGCGTTTATAGATGTCATGGTGGGCGGGGGCGGGTTAATCACAGTGCCGGCCTTATCTGTTCTGGGGTTTCCCATTCTTTCAGTCATAGGCACTAACAGGCTTTATGTTGTGGTGTTCTGCGCAACAGGCCTTGCCAACTATCTTCGAAAGAAAGTAAATATTGACGTCAAACTTGTCATTTCACTTGCCTTGGTAAAAATGGCCGGGGCGGCAGCCGGCTCGTTTTTTGTGCTTAATTTGCCTGCCGACTTGCTTCGTTATACTGTCGTTACTTTTGTATCCTGTGTCCTAATACTCATTCTTGCGCTCAAAGTCGGCGGTATAAGGTTAAGCAAATTCCAAGGCAAAAAACTCCATCTGATAGCCTTAGTCATATTCCTTGTTGGATTTTATGAAGGCGTTGTCGGAGGTGGAGGGGGGATTATAGGGCGCATACTTCTCACGTCTATTCTAGGCATGGGCATGCTTGAGGCTGCCGCTGCCGACCTTGCCTATACGATTCCCTCCTCGGCCCTTTCGTCTGGAATTTTCATTCTTAGTGGCTCGGTGGATTTCGTGCTTTTGGTCCCAATGGTCGCGGGAGGCGTGCTTGGGGCATATACCGGCACCCGAATTGCGATAAAAAAAGGCGACAAGTGGGTTGAGCGGCTGCTGTATGCGGCAGTCACGCTTTTGCTTGCAAAACTTCTTTTTATGCCCTAA
- a CDS encoding DMT family transporter, which produces MDEPKIQNIKWTGLLLLACVIWGSTFSLVKDTLSYVDTTANLAIRYAISTLAFGAYVFFQKNKVGKSEIKHGTVLGIILFFSMWTQTWGLNFTTATNSAFVTGLYVILVPVFSTVFLKKFPETKIIAAILLAVGGLTLLTNFSGSMNIGDMVTLLTAAGFAIHILYTGIAVKKCGMEGMVLAQIACTAVLSIAAMLIAGKVPQSMPLVTLASLAFLGIFATVIALIIQTSAQKFIEPTKVALIFATEPLFAAFFAFLLLGEKMAMLQWLGGVLIIAAMLLPERKN; this is translated from the coding sequence ATGGATGAACCAAAAATTCAGAACATAAAATGGACAGGGCTGCTGCTGCTTGCATGTGTAATCTGGGGGTCTACATTTTCACTTGTTAAAGACACTCTGTCCTATGTTGACACAACGGCAAATCTTGCAATTAGATACGCCATATCAACATTGGCATTTGGGGCTTACGTATTTTTCCAAAAAAACAAGGTTGGCAAAAGTGAGATTAAGCACGGCACAGTATTGGGGATTATACTTTTCTTTAGCATGTGGACCCAAACCTGGGGGCTAAATTTCACAACAGCCACAAACAGCGCATTTGTTACGGGGCTATATGTAATCCTGGTTCCTGTTTTCAGCACTGTTTTTCTAAAAAAATTTCCAGAAACCAAAATTATTGCAGCCATCTTGCTTGCAGTTGGAGGGCTTACCTTGCTTACAAATTTTTCAGGCAGCATGAATATTGGCGACATGGTGACACTTCTTACTGCTGCAGGTTTTGCCATCCATATTCTGTACACAGGCATTGCTGTCAAAAAATGCGGCATGGAGGGGATGGTTCTTGCCCAGATAGCATGCACTGCTGTATTGAGCATTGCAGCCATGTTGATTGCTGGAAAAGTGCCCCAATCAATGCCGCTTGTTACGCTTGCCAGCTTGGCATTTCTTGGGATATTTGCCACAGTTATTGCACTTATCATTCAGACTAGCGCCCAAAAATTTATAGAGCCGACAAAGGTTGCCCTTATATTTGCAACTGAGCCGCTGTTTGCTGCCTTTTTTGCCTTCTTGCTGCTGGGGGAAAAAATGGCTATGCTGCAGTGGCTTGGCGGCGTATTGATAATTGCAGCAATGCTCTTGCCTGAACGCAAAAACTAG